Proteins from one Rhizoctonia solani chromosome 5, complete sequence genomic window:
- a CDS encoding RING finger protein: MGQEASVPVSRGANGLSRRRISRRLRGRLASGSDDGGPHTQEGLETTTPSSDRCLPPSDPHMDNGPHLIQGHSLVRAHDSQPEQAPPSAETSKTTGCDRQATTDRVGGSTVEEFAKATAGTKGETGQGTGITGQAEPAQTTMAQVPTSSTTSTATSTATSREPTQSIQQHRERILDSPPTASFGPDSGPAPVAPVAQMESLQSALANANSITPSDPGSVAPALPSTTLPSVSHSPGPSVSRPLSLGTTMIVQGLVQTIEVTRVPARNATTPATTNDQSPVVGETTPSFDKGKGKRKEEDKDILGPPASGSSSPSTSTSTSTAPALNTPDVSSNNITPATSPSTTTTDDTPTSSNDIPSTLPESNPTAAPPRTSSRPSASPSSTDVLGLLLSIAAQATAEALVPWSVPPRSRATPREGIAGGLAAAFNALTSTGPTAVSGPQTATTVPPEPAPPSRMQPIVRIPTPPPPIEFVPEPRSSRRFSRRFSGLGLPSGRIPSLSSRRISSFIPGRRTAAESAQRERASPDRRVSSPVPRRAPSPTLRRASTTVSKPLRRGVLGRIERWVPRRLRRESEAETSRRRDELPGPSNPQTESPGLSVPQIESPGVVAPARINPLDESVDFGRAPPPSTLPVPAPALPEPSVSPLPSPPILIPAPEPPMISVPTPSISTPVSPTSSYPISPVSALHNSPTYAQPSAPIPSIPNLPTPTTDAEDLIRFSQMLGFTPGRVACHFERASRENEGPEWDNRGEENIVDGTEGNQNSSAEGPTATSEGIDNPSRMASLLDHTRPHVPSTDPLPLNWWRMYRFPALPDGTASRTESPLASGSTTAQSEAGASTVSPAEPTQTSPTPNDAEIQQPIHPAIIIGLRSLTRDPTEENTEADDRARDRVHSHESGGRTRSSEIGDRSRPSERGDRVRPPSSEQRIRRRLRLAEEERRSRDGTRNYMIWIIGAFLSFFLDTNIDESVAYRGILRIQPSTTRSSQSLPRSSPPDELWMLNEFLGQVKSPTASKEDIAKAGLRIVKGADIKDLAQAGSVTENCTERCLICLDDYADDEDLRIMNCKHMFHQGCVDRWMETGRNNCPACRTKGVNTSPPESSSTTVS; the protein is encoded by the exons ATGGGCCAGGAGGCGAGTGTCCCAGTTT CTCGGGGAGCCAATGGGCTGTCCCGTCGAAGAATAAGTAGACGGCTGCGGGGTCGGCTGGCTTCAGGCAGCGACGATGGCGGACCCCACACGCAAGAAGGGCTGGAAACGACGACACCCAGTTCTGACCGTTGTCTTCCTCCCAGCGATCCTCACATGGATAACGGTCCGCATCTCATTCAAGGTCACAGCCTGGTCCGTGCGCACGACTCACAACCTGAACAAGCGCCGCCGAGCGCGGAAACGAGCAAAACGACAGGCTGCGATCGACAGGCAACGACAGATAGAGTGGGAGGCTCGACAGTGGAGGAATTTGCAAAAGCAACTGCAGGTACAAAAGGAGAGACAGGCCAAGGTACAGGCATTACAGGACAAGCGGAACCAGCCCAGACAACGATGGCTCAAGTGCCGACGTCCAGTaccacctccaccgccacctccaccgccaCCAGTCGAGAGCCCACTCAGTCGATTCAGCAGCATAGGGAGCGTATTCTCGATTCTCCACCCACCGCCTCCTTTGGACCCGACTCCGGCCCCGCCCCCGTCGCTCCTGTCGCCCAGATGGAGTCGCTTCAGTCTGCGCTCGCAAACGCCAACTCCATCACCCCATCTGACCCCGGCTCCGTCGCCCCAGCCCTCCCCTCGACTACTCTCCCGTCTGTCTCTCACTCACCTGGTCCCTCAGTCTCGCGCCCCCTCTCCCTCGGCACAACAATGATCGTTCAGGGCCTAGTCCAGACGATCGAGGTCACTAGGGTACCGGCTCGGAATGCGACTACTCCCGCGACGACAAATGACCAATCACCAGTGGTTGGAGAAACTACTCCCTCGTTcgacaagggcaagggaaagcGAAAAGAAGAGGACAAGGATATCTTGGGTCCTCCAGCCTCGGGATCTTCGTCCCCTAGTACTTCAACCTCGACCTCAACTGCTCCTGCCTTAAATACCCCCGACGTTTCATCAAATAACATTACCCCCGCGACTTCACCTAGTACGACTACCACAGATGACACACCCACCAGCTCTAACGACATACCAAGCACTCTTCCCGAATCCAATCCGACCGCTGCCCCCCCTCGCACTTCATCCCGTCCATCCGCATCTCCATCTAGTACTGACGTTCTCGGGTTACTTCTAAG CATAGCAGCCCAAGCAACGGCTGAGGCTCTCGTCCCCTGGTCCGTCCCTCCCCGTTCCAGAGCAACTCCACGAGAAGGGATTGCAGGTGGCCTAGCTGCCGCATTTAATGCTTTAACATCTACTGGACCAACTGCAGTATCCGGTCCCCAAACAGCCACGACGGTACCACCAGAGCCCGCACCCCCATCACGCATGCAGCCCATAGTTCGAATTCCTACGCCACCTCCGCCAATCGAATTTGTACCTGAGCCCCGATCTTCCAGGCGGTTTTCAAGGAGGTTTTCGGGGCTGGGCTTGCCATCCGGGAGAATCCCGTCGTTGTCGTCCAGGAGAATTTCATCATTTATTCCTGGCCGAAGAACAGCCGCGGAATCGGCCCAGAGAGAGAGAGCAAGTCCCGATCGAAGGGTGTCTAGTCCCGTCCCAAGAAGGGCACCGAGTCCAACGCTGCGACGGGCATCTACAACCGTCTCAAAGCCGCTGAGACGAGGGGTGCTCGGGAGGATTGAACGATGGGTCCCGAGAAGGCTGAGAAGGGAGAGTGAGGCTGAAACGTCTAGGAGACGGGACGAACTTCCTGGACCCAGCAATCCGCAGACTGAATCTCCCGGCCTTTCCGTTCCGCAAATCGAATCCCCTGGGGTGGTTGCACCGGCCAGGATCAATCCGTTGGACGAGTCCGTCGACTTTGGACGTGCGCCACCTCCATCGACGTTACCAGTTCCTGCACCCGCACTCCCCGAACCGAGCGTCTCCCCATTACCTTCACCCCCGATACTTATTCCCGCACCCGAACCACCTATGATCTCAGTTCCGACACCTTCAATATCTACACCGGTTTCTCCCACTTCCTCGTATCCTATTTCTCCAGTCTCCGCCCTTCACAATTCCCCGACTTACGCTCAACCGTCCGCTCCTATCCCTTCGATCCCCAACCTCCCAACACCCACAACAGATGCAGAAGACCTCATTCGGTTCTCTCAAATGCTTGGCTTTACCCCGG GACGAGTTGCGTGTCACTTTGAGCGAGCATCAAGGGAGAACGAGGGGCCAGAGTGGGACAATAGGGGAGAAGAGAACATAGTCGATGGGACGGAAGGGAATCAGAATAGTAGTGCAGAAGGACCTACGGCTACTTCTGAAGGAATCGACAACCCATCCAGAATGGCCTCGCTCCTCGACCACACACGGCCCCATGTTCCGTCGACGGATCCGCTCCCGCTCAACTGGTGGAGGATGTATAGATTCCCAGCGTTGCCTGATGGTACTGCATCCAGAACCGAGTCACCTTTGGCGAGTGGATCTACGACGGCACAGTCTGAAGCAGGGGCGTCGACGGTGTCACCAGCTGAGCCAACCCAGACTTCCCCAACTCCAAACGACGCAGAGATTCAGCAGCCTATTCATCCAGCGATCATCATTGGCCTACGGTCACTTACTCGTGATCCAACCGAGGAAAATACTGAAGCCGACGATCGGGCCAGGGATCGGGTTCACTCGCACGAGAGCGGTGGTCGTACACGATCCTCCGAAATCGGAGACCGTAGCCGTCCTTCTGAGCGTGGCGACCGCGTACGTCCGCCCTCCAGCGAACAGCGTATTCGTAGGCGGTTACGACTTGCAGAAGAGGAGAGAAGGTCACGGGATGGGACGAGGAACTATATGATATGGATTATTGGTGCGTTCCTATCTTTTTTTCTCGATACCAATATTGATGAGAGCGTGGCCTATAGGGGGATACTACGCATCCAACCATCCACTACTCGCTCATCCCAATCTCTTCCTCGGTCAAGTCCACCCGACGAGCTATGGATGCTAAACGAATTCTTGGGACAAGTCAAGTCTCCTACCGCTAGCAAAGAAGACATTGCCAAGGCTGGATTGCGCATTGTTAAGGGTGCGGACATCAAAGATTTGGCCCAAGCCGGGAGCGTTACCGAGAACTGCACCGAACGA TGTTTGATATGCTTGGACGACTATGCCGACGATGAGGACCTGCGAATCATGAATTGTAAACACATGTTCCATCAAGGCTGTGTCGATCG CTGGATGGAAACCGGCAGGAATAATTGCCCTGCATGTCGTACCAAGGGTGTTAATACGTCTCCTCCTGAGTCTTCATCAACTACCGTCTCTTGA
- a CDS encoding 2-oxoglutarate dehydrogenase E1 component: MRSLLRHRAIARASRPLVRCYATAAPPSPNDAFATSTNAYYVEEMYKHWKRDPSSVHASWQAYFSGLDKGLSSPNAFQPPPDYTGVPMAADGAPSLHVGSGALTDHLKVQLLVRAYQVRGHHVADLDPLGVLDADLHNIVPAELELSHYGWTERDLDKKFKLGPGILPHYARDGTQEMTLRDIIRTCEKIYCSSIGFQYIHIPDKDQCDWIRERVEISKPYNYTTDEKRMILDRLMWSEMFEKFIASKFPSEKRFGLEGCESLIPGMKALIDRSVDHGVKSIVMGMPHRGRLNVLANVVRKPIEAILNEFIGTEDANDLASGDVKYHLGANYVRPTPSGKRVSLSLVANPSHLEAEDPVVLGKTRALQHFENDEQAHNTAMGVLLHGDAAFAGQGVVYETMGMAGLPSYGTGGTIHLIVNNQIGFTTDPRFSRSTPYCSDIAKSIDAPIFHVNGDDAEAVTFVCQLAADWRAKYKKDVVVDIVCYRRYGHNETDQPAFTQPKMYKAIEKQPTPLTQYTQALIKEGTFTEQDIEEHRKWVWGMLEKAAAASKEYKPSPKEWLSSSWDGFPSPKELAEQNLPHRPTGVDEEIHRTIGNTISNVPQGFTPHRNLARILSARGKSVEQGSGIDWATAEALAFGSLVLEKYHVRISGQDVERGTFSQRHAVIHDQENEAQYVPLNNLGHDQAVFKVCNSSLSEFGTLGFELGYSLVSPRNLTMWEAQFGDFANNAQCIIDQFIAAGERKWVQRSGLVMSLPHGYDGQGPEHSSGRIERFLQLVDDHPDIFPSPEKMERMHQDCNMQIVYPTTPANYFHVLRRQVHRDFRKPLILFFSKSLLRHPLVKSDLSEMTGETHFQRYLPEPHPEDVLVAPEQIKRHILCSGQVYYTLLKAREDRGVKDVAISRLEQLSPFPYDLLTPHLDKYPNAELMYCQEEPLNCGGWTYVAPRIRTASNETQHHKGTYPKYAGRDPTSSVATGSKHKHKKEIEQYLDAAFA, translated from the exons ATGCGCTCCTTGCTCAGGCATCGCGCCATAGCCCGCGCGAGCCGGCCCCTTGTGCGCTGCTATGCTACTGCCGCGCCTCCATCCCCTAACGATGCATTTGCGACGAGCACCAATGCATACTATGTCGAAGAGATGTACAAGCACTGGAAACGCGATCCCTCGAGCGTCCACGCGAGTTGGCAGGCGTACTTTTCCGGCCTCGACAAGGGTTTGTCCAGCCCGAATGCGTTCCAGCCTCCGCCGGACTATACTGGTGTGCCTATGGCTGCTGACGGTGCCCCCTCTCTCCACGTCGGGAGCGGAGCCCTCACCGATCATCTAAAG GTCCAATTGCTCGTCCGTGCCTACCAAGTTCGCGGTCATCACGTCGCCGATCTCGATCCTCTTGGGGTTCTCGACGCCGATCTACATAACATTGTCCCGGCCGAACTCGAACTGTCCCACTATGGATGGACCGAGCGCGACCTTGACAAGAAATTCAAACTTGGTCCTGGTATTCTGCCCCACTATGCCCGCGATGGGACGCAAGAAATGACCCTGCGCGATATTATTCGTACATGCGAGAAGATTTACTGCTCGAGTATTGGATTCCAATACATTCATATTCCCGACAAGGATCAGTGTGACTGGATCCGAGAACGCGTTGAAATCTCGAAACCATACAACTACACGACCGACGAAAAGCGCATGATTCTCGATCGCCTCATGTGGTCCGAGATGTTTGAAAAATTCATTGCAAGCAAGTTCCCCTCGGAGAAACGATTCGGTCTCGAGGGCTGCGAATCTCTTATTCCGGGAATGAAGGCGCTCATTGACCGCTCGGTCGATCATGGAGTCAAGAGCATCGTCATGGGTATGCCTCACCGTGGACGATTGAACGTACTCGCCAATGTCGTCCGAAAGCCAATCGAAGCCATTCTCAACGAATTCATTGGCACCGAAGACGCCAACGACCTTGCTTCGGGAGATGTCAAATACCATCTCGGAGCCAACTACGTCCGTCCAACTCCATCCGGCAAACGCGTTTCCCTCTCGCTCGTTGCTAACCCGAGTCATCTTGAAGCCGAAGACCCGGTCGTACTCGGCAAGACGCGCGCACTGCAACACTTTGAAAATGACGAACAGGCGCATAACACTGCGATGGGTGTACTCTTGCACGGAGACGCGGCGTTTGCGGGTCAGGGTGTCGTGTATGAGACGATGGGCATGGCCGGATTGCCGTCGTACGGCACGGGAGGAACAATCCACTTGATCGTCAACAATCAAATCGGGTTTACGACTGACCCTCGATTCAGCCGATCGACCCCTTACTGCTCGGACATTGCCAAATCCATTGATGCACCCATCTTCCATGTCAACGGAGACGACGCAGAGGCAGTCACATTCGTCTGCCAACTCGCGGCCGATTGGCGCGCCAAATACAAGAAAGACGTCGTGGTGGATATTGTCTGTTATCGCCGTTACGGTCACAACGAAACGGATCAACCGGCGTTTACGCAGCCCAAGATGTACAAGGCGATCGAGAAGCAACCGACCCCGCTTACTCAGTACACCCAGGCATTAATCAAAGAAGGCACGTTCACCGAGCAAGATATCGAAGAACATCGGAAATGGGTATGGGGTATGCTCGAAAAGGCGGCGGCTGCGAGCAAAGAGTATAAACCCAGTCCTAAAGAATGGCTCTCCTCGTCCTGGGATGGATTCCCTAGCCCCAAGGAACTTGCCGAGCAAAACTTGCCTCACCGACCGACAGGAGTGGATGAAGAAATACATCGGACTATCGGAAATACAATTAGTAATGTCCCGCAGGGATTCACTCCTCACCGAAACCTCGCGCGTATCCTCTCTGCGCGTGGAAAATCGGTTGAGCAAGGGTCCGGAATTGACTGGGCTACCGCCGAGGCGCTCGCATTTGGCTCGCTCGTGCTCGAAAAATACCACGTTAGGATATCAGGACAAGATGTCGAACGAGGCACGTTCTCTCAGCGCCACGCCGTCATCCACGACCAGGAAAATGAGGCGCAATATGTACCGCTCAACAACCTTGGTCACGACCAGGCCGTTTTCAAGGTGTGCAATTCGTCACTCTCCGAATTCGGTACCCTGGGCTTTGAGTTGGGTTACTCGCTTGTGTCCCCTCGAAATCTGACCATGTGGGAAGCACAATTCGGAGATTTCGCAAACAACGCGCAGTGTATCATCGACCAATTTATTGCGGCCGGAGAGCGCAAGTGGGTCCAGCGCAGTGGGCTGGTAATGAGTCTGCCGCACGGGTACGATGGACAAGGGCCTGAACACTCGAGTGGACGTATCGAGCGATTCTTACAGCTTGTAGATGACCATCCGGATATTTTCCCTTCGCCTGAAAAGATGGAACGCATGCACCAAGACTGCAATATGCAAATCGTCTATCCTACCACCCCTGCCAACTACTTCCATGTATTGAGGCGACAAGTGCACCGTGATTTCAGGAAACCT TTGATCCTTTTCTTCTCCAAGTCGCTCCTGCGACACCCTCTCGTTAAATCCGATTTGTCAGAAATGACCGGAGAGACTCATTTCCAGAGGTACTTGCCGGAGCCGCACCCTGAAGACGTTCTCGTTGCGCCTGAACAGATCAAGAGGCATATTCTCTGCTCTG GTCAGGTGTACTACACCCTCCTCAAGGCACGGGAAGATCGCGGTGTCAAAGACGTCGCCATCAGCCGATTGGAGCAGCTATCGCCCTTCCCTTACGATCTCTTGACGCCTCATCTGGATAAGTACCCGAATGCGGAGTTGATGTATTGTCAG GAAGAACCTCTCAACTGCGGTGGATGGACTTATGTTGCACCCCGTATCCGGACTGCCTCTAACGAGACCCAGCATCACAAGGGTACCTATCCGAAATACGCTGGACGCGATCCGACCAGCTCGGTCGCGACGGGTAGCAAGCACAAACACAAGAAGGAGATTGAGCAGTATCTCGATGCTGCTTTCGCATAG
- a CDS encoding cytochrome P450 family protein, whose amino-acid sequence MTTPIPQPPAIPFLGNVGNIDTELPSRSFTLLAKQYGEIFALNLLGKSVVAISSVKLAQEVLDEKRFHKAIGTALVEVRNLVSDGLFTAYHGETNWGIAHRILMPAFGPLSIKGMFDDMLDVISQLVLKWERFGPEHEIDPTDDFTRLAFETIALCTFNYRLNTFYTEGEPPFVKAMGDFLKECFLRSRRPTLVQALSYGANAKYAADMEIMNQLANKIVKDRKDHPSDKKDLLNAMLLGKDPQTGQGLSEENIKAQMLTFLIAGHETTSGMLSFVMAHVMKNPDVYAKIRNEVDSVLGGEPIRFEHLSKLTYINAVLRESLRVTPSIGQFAVTPHKDEIIGGGKYLIKKDTIVIVLAADIGKDPTVWGEDADTFKPDRMLDGKFEALPPKAWLPFGNGARACIGRPFAWQEALIAIATIFQKFDFKPSDESYTLQLKQTLTLKPKDFKFHAIPRKGAPSFSVAAASSQSTNGPTPGKEVVDGESKGIPLYVFYGSNTGSCEGFAQNIASEAASKGYRATIGTLNSIIGNIPKDGPVTIVTASFEGEPADNAGHFVEVLVNSTDTKDLQDVSFAVFGAGNHDWVHTYQRIPRLIDDTLEKKGAKRLLARGEGDAGGDRFTESFEEWEDQLWQALSKEYSVEAKEGSSGPTVEVKLVGAPTDRAATLRQPDSRLGLVVENRLLTAADAPAKRHIEFELPEGMSYQAGDYLAILPSNPPEYVRRVLARFKISPEQEIVLNVAGPTTLPTGKPVSISEVLSGFVEIGQVATKRNVSTLLEHAKDPATRADLEALVSAYSVKDGQPTTSSMLDLLEKYADIDLPLGVFIASLPAMRLRQYSISSSPLWNPSHVTLTVGVVAQGQFLGVASNYLANLRKGDRVQMSVRPSSKGFHPPSQPEVPMVLFAAGSGLAPFRGFIQERAMQKQAGREVGKCVLFFGCRKPWEDYLYSEGELGEWSKLGVVDVRPAFSRAAEESEGQKYVQDRVWHDREVVRESYDKGAKFYTCGGNHVAMGIRDACIRIIAEGKEGIDQERVEEIWKRIQSERYATDVFG is encoded by the exons ATGACCACGCCCATACCACAGCCCCCTGCTATACCGTTCCTCGGGAACGTTGGTAACATTGACA CTGAACTACCTAGTAGATCTTTCACCCTCCTAGCTAAGCAATATGGCGAAATATTTGCACTCAACCTTCTTG GAAAATCGGTAGTAGCAATTTCCTCGGTCAAACTCGCGCAGGAGGTTCTCGACGAAAAAAGGTTCCATAAGGCAATCGGGACTGCATTAGTTGAAGTTCGAAATCTCGTATCTGATGGTTTGTTCACCGCTTATCATGGTGAAACCAACTGGGGCATCGCTC ACCGTATCTTGATGCCTGCATTTGGCCCTCTTTCCATTAAGGGGATGTTCGATGATATGCTTGACGTCATCTCTCAACTTGTTCTCAAGTGGGAACGCTTCGGACCAGAGCATGAGATAGACCCTACCGATGACTTCACTCGACTTGCCTTCGAGACCAT CGCGCTATGCACGTTCAACTACAGACTGAACACGTTCTACACCGAGGGCGAGCCTCCGTTCGTCAAGGCCATGGGCGACTTCCTCAAGGAGTGCTTCCTGCGCTCTCGCCGACCAACCCTCGTGCAAGCCTTGTCGTATGGAGCGAACGCAAAGTATGCTGCAGACATGGAGATCATGAACCAA CTTGCAAATAAGATCGTAAAGGACAGGAAAGATCATCCGTCGGACAAGAAGGACCTGCTGAACGCCATGCTGCTTGGCAAGGACCCGCAGACGG GACAAGGGCTGAGCGAAGAGAACATCAAGGCGCAGATGCTGACGTTCCTGATCGCTGGACATGAGACGACATCCGGGATGCTGTCGTTTGTGATGGCGCATGTGATGAAGAATCCTGATGTGTATGCGAAGATTCGGAACGAGGTGGACAGTGTTCTAGGAGGAGAGCCGATCAGGTTTGAGCACCTGAGCAAGCTGACATACATTAACG CCGTGTTGCGAGAGTCACTCCGTGTCACACCAAGTATCGGGCAATTTGCCGTCACCCCTCACAAGGATGAGATAATCGGGGGTGGAAAGTACTTGATCAAAAAGGACACAATTGTGATTGTGCTAGCTGCGGATATCGGCAAAGATCCTACAGTTTGGGGAGAGGAT GCGGACACATTTAAGCCAGACCGGATGCTGGACGGAAAATTCGAAGCTTTACCG CCTAAAGCATGGTTGCCCTTCGGAAATGGCGCCCGCGCATGCATT GGCCGCCCTTTTGCTTGGCAAGAAGCCCTGATTGCGATTGCGACCATATTCCAGAAGTTTGACTTCAAGCCCAGCGACGAGTCATACACTCTGCAGCTCAAGCAAACGCTTACGCTGAAGCCCAAAGATTTCAAGTTCCACGCAATCCCTCGCAAGGGTGCACCATCGTTCTCAGTCGCGGCTGCATCATCTCAGTCTACAAACGGTCCGACGCCTGGAAAAGAGGTTGTTGATGGAGAATCGAAGGGGATTCCCCTGTACGTATTCTACGGAAGCAACACCGGGTCATGTGAAGGGTTTGCGCAGAATATCGCGTCAGAGGCCGCTAGCAAAG GATACCGTGCTACGATTGGTACCTTAAACAGTATAATTGGTAACATTCCCAAGGACGGCCCTGTAACCATCGTCACCGCTTCTTTCGAAG GCGAGCCTGCAGATAACGCCGGTCACTTTGTCGAGGTCCTCGTCAACTCTACCGACACAAAGGACCTCCAAGACGTCTCCTTCGCTGTCTTTGGCGCCGGAAACCACGACTGGGTCCACACCTATCAGCGCATCCCACGCCTCATCGACGACACACTCGAGAAAAAGGGTGCCAAGCGCCTGCTTGCACGTGGAGAGGGCGATGCTGGCGGCGATCGCTTCACTGAGAGCTTCGAGGAGTGGGAGGACCAGCTGTGGCAGGCCCTGTCGAAA GAGTACAGCGTGGAAGCAAAGGAAGGGTCGAGTGGTCCGACCGTCGAGGTGAAGCTTGTGGGTGCGCCGACGGACCGAGCAGCGACGCTTCGTCAGCCAGACTCGAGGCTGGGTCTGGTGGTCGAGAACCGGCTGCTTACTGCGGCTGATGCCCCCGCCAAGCGTCATATTG AGTTTGAGCTTCCGGAAGGCATGAGCTATCAGGCCGGAGACTATCTTGCAAT CCTGCCATCGAACCCGCCTGAGTATGTGCGTCGAGTGCTTGCGCGGTTCAAGATCTCGCCGGAACAAGAG ATCGTACTGAATGTCGCCGGGCCTACGACACTGCCTACAGGAAAGCCAGTGAGCATCTCAGAGGTGTTGTCAG GCTTTGTGGAGATCGGACAGGTTGCGACGAAGCGCAACGTGTCTACTCTACTCGAGCACGCCAAAGACCCTGCCACACGCGCGGACCTGGAAGCGCTGGTCAGCGCATACAGTGTGAAAGACGGCCAGCCGACGACCAGCAGCATGTTAGACCTGCTGGAGAAGTATGCGGACATAGATCTGCCTCTTGGGGTGTTCATCGCATCCCTACCCGCGATGCGGCTGCGCCAGTACTCGATCTCGTCGTCCCCGCTGTGGAACCCGTCGCATGTGACTCTGACGGTGGGTGTGGTGGCGCAGGGGCAGTTCCTGGGAGTGGCATCGAACTACCTGGCGAACCTGCGGAAGGGAGACCGTGTGCAGATGTCGGTGCGGCCGTCGTCGAAGGGGTTCCATCCGCCAAGTCAGCCGGAAGTGCCGATGGTGCTGTTCGCTGCGGGGTCGGGACTTGCACCGTTCCGAGGGTTCATACAGGAGCGGGCGATGCAGAAGCAAGCGGGGCGAGAGGTAGGGAAGTGCGTGCTGTTCTTTGGATGCCGGAAGCCGTGGGAAGACTATCTGTACTCGGAAGGAGAGCTTGGGGAGTGGTCGAAGCTGGGAGTGGTGGACGTGCGACCTGCGTTCTCACGTGCTGCCGAGGAGTCGGAAGGGCAGAAGTATGTGCAAGA TCGTGTATGGCATGATCGTGAGGTTGTGCGAGAGTCCTATGACAAGGGTGCCAAG TTCTATACGTGCGGCGGGAACCACGTTGCAATGGGGATCCGGGATGCGTGCATAAGAATCATTGCTGAGGGCAAGGAGGGGATAGATCAGGAGCGTGTGGAGGAAATCTGGAAGAGGATTCAATCTGAGCGCTATGCAACAGACGTTTTTGGATAA
- a CDS encoding glycoside hydrolase family 61 protein, translated as MRTGTVLAALAAAASTAHAHATFQYLWVNGVDQGNKYVRPPANNSPITDLSSKTLACNNNGEVAAAATLTVAAGAKVAVEMHQQPGDRSCATEAIGGNHDGPTIIYMAKVDNAATAVGSDANWFKVAQTGLVSKDYWGTDVMNANCGKVEFTIPSDIPAGNYLIRAEVVALHVASSVGGAQLYMSCYQINVTGGGSASPATVKFPGAYSPTDPGILFDLYGGYTSYTIPGPAVYTAGGSSGGGGSPVTTTRPATTTAATSAAPTTTATGPLIPKYGQCGGQGWTGGTTCVAGSTCSKLNDYYSQCT; from the exons ATGCGTACTGGTACCGTTCTTGCCGcgcttgctgctgctgcgtcTACCGCTCATGCACATGCTACTTTCCAATACCTCTGGGTCAACGGTGTTGAtcaaggcaacaagtacgtTCGCCCGCCTGCGAACAACAGCCCTATCACCGACCTTTCCTCCAAG ACTCTGGCTTGCAACAACAATGGTGAAGTTGCTGCAGCAGCAACCTTAACTGTAGCTGCTGGCGCAAAGGTTGCCGTCGAAATGCATCAACAGCCTGGTGACCGAAGCTGCGCGACCGAGGCCATCGGTGGCAACCACGACGGTCCTACCATCATCTACATGGCCAAGGTCGACAACGCGGCCACAGCTGTTGGCTCTGATGCCAACTGGTTCAAGGTTGCTCAGACCGGCCTCGTTAGCAAGGACTACTGGGGAACAGACGTCATGAACGCCAACTGTGGCAAAGTCGAATTCACCATTCCCTCTGACATCCCTGCTGGAAACTACCTGATCCGTGCCGAAGTCGTCGCCTTGCACGTCGCTTCGTCTGTTGGAGGTGCCCAGTTGTACATGTCGTGCTACCAGATCAACGTCACCGGGGGTGGATCTGCCAGCCCTGCGACTGTCAAGTTCCCCGGTGCTTACTCTCCTAC CGACCCTGGTATCCTCTTCGATCTCTACGGAGGTTACACTTCCTATACCATCCCTGGACCTGCTGTCTACACCGCAGGAGGCTCCTCAGGCGGAGGAGGATCTCCCGTAACCACCACCCGCCCTGCCACTACTACTGCTGCCACCAGCGCAGCCCCCACTACTACTGCTACCGGCCCTCTTATCCCCAAGTATGGTCAATGTGGTGGCCAAGGCTGGACTGGTGGAACCACTTGCGTTGCAGGCTCTACTTGCAGCAAGCTCAACGAC TACTACTCCCAATGCACTTAA